CCTTGCGATCGACAATGAGCGTTCGGGCTACGGCGTCGTACCTCACCCCCGAATAGGCCTGAAGGAGCGTCCAGGAGGCCAGGGCGCGCGAGTAGAAGTGACCGCACTCATACTCATTGAAGGGATTGCGCTTGGTGCCGTCGTAACGCCCGCGCAGGGCCGCCACGATCTTCTCGGCTTCAGCTTCCCGTCCCAACATGGCGAGGTGGGCGGCCACCTGGTACTCGATGCCGGTCCACACCTCGTTGGAGTAGATAAACGGCAGGGTCGGCTTGCCCCCCCTCGGCCAGGTGCACAGCAGCAGACCGCCATCCTCGCCCTGGGCGTAGCCGGCCCGCTGGGGGTTCTGGTGGTCGATCAGGCTCGGGCGGAAGTTGTGGTTCACCACGGCCTGAAGGTGATCGCTGACGCGATCAGGATCCATGACGGGGCCAAGGCCGCACGCACGGGCCATCCAGTCCCCGATCACGCCGTCGGCGAGGCAGCCGGCGCCGTACTGGTATTTGGGGCCTTCGGATTCGAGGAGGACATCGGCCTCCGGTGAATAGGCGGCGCCGAGCGCAATGCGCACCATGTCGCGCGGCGAACCGCGTCGGGCCTGACGCCACTCGATCGTCTGCTGATAATAGTTTCCATTGAACAATTCATGGTCGAGGACGGAGGTGGCCTTGGCGGTGAGACCGCGATAGGTCGCGACGTCTTCCCCGAGCGCTTCGCCCATGGCCACCGCGGCCGTCAAGGCGGCGACATAGAAGCTCATGGTCAGGCTTTCGGGGCCCCAGAACTCGATGTCATAGGTGACATGGTGGGGCTCGCTCATGCGTCCCTGACCGTCGGGATCCCAGGCGGAGATGCAATAGTCCAGGCTCGCTCGGATGCGGGGCCAGAAGTCCCGCAGCCACTCGGTGTCGCCGCAGATCCGCCAATCGCGATGGGCCTTCAGGATTCCCCCCAGTTGCCCGTCGGCCGCCGCCAGGAAGTCATGCACGGCCGGTCGGACAGGAAGCGAGATGCGGTACATCTGATGACCGATGTCGTTCTGGCCCTCTCCGAACTCGCTCTGACGCAGGCTGCGCTCAAGCGTCGGGAAGAGGTGAGCGATGGCGTGGGCGTAGTTCCAAACGTGGGTACAGGATCCGAAACAGGATCCTCGATCATCCCGGCACCCCTCCCACGCCCAGAGCCGGCCATCGAATTGGCGCAGCACCGTCGGCGACTTGAGGATCGACAGATTTGCCGAGACCGCCTCGAGAATCGGCGCCGGCAGGCTGGAGTCATGGAAGCTGTCGGCGAAACGCCAGCTGTCGGCCCTCAGTTGGGCGTAGTTCGAGGTGAAATGATCCGCCACCGCGGCGACATCGGGGAAGCGCGAAGCATACCAGGGCCGATAGCAGTCCAGGACCGTGTCATATGGCGCCTGTTTCCGCTCCGTCATCATGTGCTCGGACATGCCGCCGCGAAGTCCAGGTTCGATTCCGTCGCCCAGCGCCCCACAGGCGGGCGGGATCGACGGATCAGGATCGGCGCCGAACCTCAGCGTGGAGAACGGAGCGTGCCAGGCGATCTGGACCTCGACGCGTCCGACCTTGCCGGGCGCGATCGACATTGGGCAAAAGAGGCTACCGCCAGGCGACGGAAGGCCGCCGTCGTCATAGTCTGAGGTGTCGATCACCTCGCCCGAGGAGGCGTCGCGCCAGGTGATCGTGGGGGTGTCGTACCACCCCCCGCGGAACCATCGGGGGTTCACGCCCACCTTTTCCGCCGAGGCGGTGATCCGACAGCTTCCCGTCCGTTCAGGCCGTTCGGATCCCCCCTCCTCCCATAGCGTGAAGCCGTTGTCGCAACGCGAAACGCCATGGGCGGTGCGACGCAGGCCCTGATAGATTTCATGAACCGGCGTGCTGGCCGGCTGGGCCATGATGTTGACGGCGTTGAAAGAGAAGACCACCTCCAGCGTCTCGTCGCTCTCGTTCAGGAACTCATACTCGAGTGCGGCGACGGGCATTCCCGAGCGATCGGCGTCGGGGGGCGTAAAGGGGCTCCAGGCGACGAGGCGGGCGCGCAGGGGGTGACCAGGTTCGGAAAGGTCCAGCCGGCAATAGGGGAACTTCGACCGCGCCTCGACCGCGGCGAACCTCGGCAATCCGGCCGTCGGCCCGGCGTGGCCCAGCCCGCCCAGGGCCGCTCCGTAGATCCGGTGCTTTGGAAGCGGCCCCTCCACGAGACGGGCAAGTTCCGGACGCCCCTTCACCGCCACGGCGGCGTAGACGAGAGGCTCGTGGAAGCGTTCCATCTGATGGCGCAGCGACAGGTGCGAGAGAGATCCGCGAGCCTCTACGCAGACCATACCCGCTCCAATCCCGCCCAGCGGGAACGCCCAATGGTCGAGATGTTCGGCCGTCCACGGCCCAAGATGGCGGCCCTGCCATTCGACGTCGGAACTGAAGGTCATGTTGATCTCTCCGCTTGGGGTGTCGGACCAGCCTTCCGGCCTCGCCCGGTGGCCGGTTAGGTGCTGGTCGGGCTGGAGGCGGTGAGGAGCGCCTCGACCTCTCGCAGGGCTGGCATGGCGGGGGCGGTTCCGAGGCGGGTGACGGCGATGCCCGCAGCGGCGCAACCGAAGCGGGTCGATGCCAGCGGATCGCATCCCAGTGATAGCGCCGCGGCGAATCCGCCGATGAAGGCGTCGCCGGCCCCTGTCGTGTCCACGACGGGTCCCGCATCAACCGCGCCCACGTGAATTGAACGGGTCGGACCGTGAAGCAGGGCGCCGCGCGCGCCCAAGGTGATCAGGGCGGTCCCGACGCCCAGCTCCAACAGCCGGTCGCCCGCCATCCTCGCGGACTCGATCGAATCTGGAACGACGCCCGTCAGGGCCTCAAGTTCGGGTTCGTTGGGGACAAGATAGTCGCAGAGGCGGCAGACCTCCGGCGAGAGCGGCTTCGCCGGCGCTGGATTGAGGATTGTGATCACCCCCGCCTCCCGCGCGATCTGCATCGCCCTGGCGGCGGCCTCCAGGGGCTGCTCCAGCTGGGTGACGAACACCCTGCTGTTTGCGATGACGCCGGCCGCGGCCTCGATGTCCGCCGTGGTGATGCCTCCGCCGGCCCCCGGATGGACGATGATCGAATTCTGCCGGGTCAACGGATCGACCAGAATGAAGGCCGCGCCGGTCGCCGCTTCGACGGTCTGGGTCGCGCTGGCGTCCACGCCGCAGGCGGCCCAGGTACGGGACGCCATTTCGCCGAATGCGTCAGCGCCGATCCTGGAAATCAGGCTCACCCTGGCGCCGAGTCGCGCTGCGGCGACCGCCTGGTTCGACCCCTTGCCGCCCGGTCCGACCGCAAATCCCGATGCCTCAATTGTCTCGCCAACCTTAGGCATTCGCGCGGAGGTAAAGCAAAGGTCAGCGACAAATATCCCCAACACTGAGACACGACCGAGCTTATTCACGCTCGATTTCTCGTCCAATGAGTCTTTATGCTCCATGCCGATTTCCACCCAATGCCGCTTTATTATCCTCAAACACAGCCGATGCTATCCGCTGCCATATGGAATCCAGATATTCTTTACCTGCACTGCGTGACGAAGGAAGTGTCGCCCCTCGGCGGCGGCCGCTGACAGCCAATCGGTCTGCAGCCCATCATCGACCAAGGTCCGCTTCAGGTTGCCTGTTGAGAGCCGCTCGACCTCGGAGGCCATGGCCTTCGAGCCGAACGCCCACAGACCATCGACATCGTTGTGCCGGGCCAGCGTGCGGGCCAGGTCTTCGGGGTCGCCCGTCACGATATTGACGACGCCCGGGGGAACGTCAGAGGTCTCGAGGATCTGGTAGAAATCCGTGGCCACCAGCGGTGCGCGGGCGCTGGGCGCCACCACGACGCGGTTTCCCATGCTGATGAGCGGCGCGACCAGGCTGATAAGCGCGAGCAACGGCGCCTCGTCGGGACATACCACCCCGACCACACCGATCGGCTCGTTTATCGCGAGCGCAACGCCTCTTAGCGGTGGGACATGCACGGCCCCCTCGAACTTGTCGGCCCATGCGCCATAGGCGAAGAGCCTGGCGACAGCGGCGTTCACCTCCGCCCCGGCCTTTGCGGGAGACACCCCGGTCAGCGTCTCGATTCGACTGGCGAATTCGGCCGTCCGGACCGACAGGTTCTCGGCAAGATAGTAGAGCACCTGACTGCGCTGGTGGGCGCTCGCGCTGGCCCAGGCCCCAGCCCCCCTGGCCGCCGCCACGGCGTCGCGGATGTCCTTGCGATTGCCCACGCCGACTTCGCCGACGAGCCGACCCTTGGCCGACAGGACCGCGCGCGAGTACCCGGAGTCCGTCCGGGTCTGCTTGCCGCCGATGTAGTTCTTGGCGGTGCGATCGATGGCTCCCGCACTCTGCGGGGCCGCCCCCGCCTCGGCGCGGACATGCGGGGTTTCGCGCCGCTTAGCACGTCCGGACCACGCAACCGGCTTGAGGTACTCGAAGGCTCCCTCGCGACCGCCCTCCCGACCAAACCCCGATTCCCGCACCCCGCCGAAGCCCACGCTCGCGTCGAAGAGGTTCGCGGCATTGACCCAGACGACCCCGGCCTGGACCCTGGCCGCGACGTCGAGGGCCAGCCCAATGGACTCGCTCCAGATGCTGGCGGCGAGCCCAAACCGGGTGTTGTTGGCGAGCATCACCGCCTCGTCGGGCGTACGAAATGTCGTCGCGACCAGCACCGGGCCGAAGATCTCCTCCTGCGCCACGGTCGAGGCCGGTTGGACGCCGGTGAGGAGGGTCGGCGGATAGAACAGACCCCCGACCGACGCGCCCATCTCGGCCTGGTGGCACACCGCGCCCTCTGCCACGCCGGTCGCCACGAGACGCTCGATCCGCCTCAGCTGTCCCGCGTCGATCACCGGGCCCATATCGATGGTCTTGTCCAGGGAGGGTCCGACGCGGAGCGTCGCCATCCGGCGCTTCAGGCGTTCCAGGAACGCCTCTGCGACGCCCTCCTGCACCAATAGCCGCGAACCCGCACAGCAAACCTGACCCTGATTTAGCCAGATCGCGTCCACAACACCCTCGATGGCGCTGTCCAGGTCCGCGTCCTCGAAGACGATGAAGGGGGATTTTCCGCCAAGCTCCAGGGTGAGAGACTTGCCCGCCCCCGCTGTTGTCTGTCGGATCAGGCGGCCGACCTCGGTCGAGCCCGTGAAGGCGATCTTGGCGACATCAGGATGGTCGACCAGCAGACCGCCGGTCGTCCCCTCGCCGGTGACCACGTTGAGGACGCCGGGCGGCAGGCCGGCCTGGCGCGCGAGCTCGGCGAAGAGCAAGGCGGTGAGAGGCGTCGCCTCGGCCGGCTTGAGCACGACGGCGTTCCCAAGCGCGATCGCCGGAGCGACCTTCCAGGCCAGCATGAGGAACGGGAAGTTCCAGGGTACGATCTGCCCGATCACTCCCAGGGGCGCATATCCGGAGAACTCGCTGTCCTGAAGCTGGGCCCAGCCCGCGTGGTGGTAGAAGTGACGAACCGCAAGGGGGATATCGAGGTCGCGGGCCTCGCGGATCGGCTTGCCGTTGTCGAGCGCTTCGATCACCGCGATCAGGCGCGCGTGCCGCTGGATGGTGCGGGCCAGCGCGTACATATGGCGCGCACGCGCGTGTCCGGACAGCCTGGCCCAGCCGGCCTGCGCGCGGAGCGCCGCGGCGACCGCGGCTTCAACATCCTCAAGCCCGCCCTGGGCGACGCTCGCGAGCACCTTGCCGGTGGCCGGCTCGAAGGTCTCGAAGTACCCGCCGCCCGTCGGGGCGAAGGGTTCACCACCGATGAAGTGATCGAAACGGCCGCCGCGGGCGCTCAACCAGGCCCGCGCCTCGGTGTCGGATTCAAAGCTTGGTTCGTATGACATTGCGTCGAAATAATTGGCGACATCCATCGGTCTATCCCACCGGATGCCGGTGATAGGCGGAGTATTGGCCCGTGACGTGGTGCTCCAGCTGGCGCTCGATATCCGCGAGAAGGGTGGACGCGCCAATCCTGAAGAGATCGGGTTCCAGCCAGTCCCGTCCGAGTTCTTCCCGGACGATCGTCTGATGCTGGAGAAGGCCTTTGGTCGTCGAAATGCCCCCGGCGGCCTTGTATCCGACCCGGTACCCGGTTCTGATCCAGTGCTCTCGGATCGCCCGAAGCATCACCAGACTCACCTGCGGCGTGGCGTTGACCGCTTCCTTCCCGGTCGAAGTCTTGATGAAATCAGCTCCCGCCATCATGCAGACGTGGGAGGCCCGGGCGACATTCCTCAACGTCTGTAGGTCGCCCGTGGCGATGATCGCCTTGAGATGCGCGCCCCGGCTGGCGGCGCGAAAGTCGCGCACTTCGTCATATAGCGCCGCCCAGTGGCCCGTCAGAACGTGCTCGCGCGTGATGACGATGTCGATTTCGCGAGCGCCGTCCGCGACGGACGCCTCGATCTCGCGCAACTTGAGCTCATGGGGCGAAAGGCCGGCCGGAAAGCCGGTCGAGACTGCGGCGACGGGGATGCCGCTTCCCCGAAGGGCGTCCACCGCCGTTGGGACGAACCGGTGATAGACGCAGACCGCCCCCGCCGCGATCTGGCGGCCCTCCATGCCGAGCGCGCCCAGAATGTCGGGCCGGACAGGGAACCGGGCCTTCGCGCAGAGGCGTCGAACGCGCTCGGGCGTGTCGTCGCCCGACAAGGTCGTCAGGTCCAGACAGGTCACGGCCTTGAGAAGCCATGCGGCTTGGGCGTGGTGTTTCAGCGCCCGGCGTCCTGGGAGGCTCTGAACGCGACGCTCAACCGCCGACCAGTTGACCCGGACTCGCTCCAGCACGCCCAGATCGAGACCGGTCGGCACGTTCCGATCCGGACGTTCCTGGTCGTTGCCGACGGGAGCACATGCAGACCCTCCCCGTGGGATCGCCTCCCCGTCCAGCGCCCTCGCCTGGTTGATCACATGCCCCCCTCCCGACAGCTGCTCTCGTGGTGACGGGAACCGACTGACCAGGAATGTTATATACCTAACATCTATCGACACTTTTCTTACATGCCAGGGTTGGCGTCAACCCCGTATCCCGACTCCAACGGCCGCGGAATCGACCCCAAATCCCGCCAGATAGGCTCTGCGGCGAGAAAACAGGCCGATCCTTCGCGCGGTCAGGGCCCTCGGCAGAGGTGTAAAGTATGTAACATAACTGCGAGACGAGCCGACGATCGAGGCGGCCGGCGAGCCCGAACCCGTGTTCCTCGTTGGCCGCGACCATTGAAGTGCGCGATCGGGTGACGGGGATGGGCCACGGCAAGCGCACTGCGGTTCATCGATGACCTGGGGACGACCTGGGAGAGCGGCGAGGACCGCCCGCGGCTTCAGCCCTGGCGAGCCGGTTCGCATGCGACCCCAAAGGGATCCAGGTCCCGGACCCTGAGGATCACAAGCCGGCCTGCCGGAGAAATCTGACCGTCGAGGCAGCCCACAGGCGACACCTTCTGCCCGACGTAGAGGCGCGGCGATCAACAGGAGCAACCACGGCCTCGGGCGCCCCACTCCCTGACTTGGCGCCGCTCGCGCCACAGGAAGCGTGGTCGAGGCGGAGGCTACCCTTGCGACACCCCCAACGGGCCGCTGCTTTCACGCTTCGAGGTCCCGGACGTCGAAGTTTGGCCAAGTTCGCGGCGTTCTGGCGGCGTCGCCTTGATCCAGAACACGTCGGCCTGCCTTCGCCCCCGGGGGCGCCATGGATCGCTCTACGCGCACCTGCCCCTTCGGCGCGTCCGCGCGCGCGACAGCATCACCGCCGGCTTTGAACACCCGCAGCCTCGGCGCCCGACATTGGCTGCCTGGCTTGGTTCTGGAGGGCCGTCCTGTCGACCTTGCCGATGGGGAGCAGCGGCAGATCGCGCTTGATGACGAAGCGTTTGGGGACCTTGTAGTTGGCGAGCCGTTCCCGACACCAGGCCTCGAGATCCTCGGGCTTCAGGTCGGCGCCTGTCCGCGGGACCACATAGGCGACGCCGATCTCTTGCCAGGTGGCGTCCGGGATCGATACGACGGCCGCGAGCGCCACGGCCGCGTGGCTCTCGATCGCGACCTCCACTTCCCGGGGATAGACGTTGTACCCACCCGACTTGAACATCTCAGTCAACCGTCCGACGATCCTGTAGCGGCCGTCGGGACGCCTGACACCGAGATCGCCGGTGCGGAAGAATCCGTCAGGGGTGAAGGCCGCGACCGTCGCGGCCGGGTTTTGCCAGTAGCCGAGCAGGTTGTATTTGGAGCGCGCCTGAATCTCACCCTCCTGGCCGTCAGCGACCGGGCGACCCGCGTCGTCGGCGAGGCGGACTTCCACACCTGGAAAAGGCTCGCCCACCGTCTCGCTGAGAAGCCCCAGGTCGCAGGTAGGCTCCAAGACCGTGATCGCGCTCGTCGTTTCGGTCATGCCGTAGTTCGTGGCCAGCCGTGGGGTGATCCCCGCGAGCCGCCGGATCATCTCCTCGGGCATGGCCGCGCCCTCCCAGATGATGATCTCCACGTGGGACAGGTCGTAACGCCCAAAGGTTGGAACCTGCATCTGGAGGGAGAAGACGCTCGGAACCGACGCCCAGACCGTAATCTTTTCACGTTCAATCAGCTCAAGGCTGCTCTGGGCGTCGAAGTGCTCCATGAAATGGAGTTCGCCGCCGCCAGCCAGCGTGGGCATCGAAATGTCGACGATCGATCCAACGTGATTGATCGGAAGGAAATTGAGGGATCGATAGGTCGCGACAGGCCAGATGCGGTTCTGCTCGACACTGAAGGACGAGATGCCCTCGTGATGTAGGAGCGCGCCCTTGGGTTTGCCGGTGGAGCCGGACGTATAGACAATCAGGCAGGGATCTCTCCCACCGCAGGCCAACCTTGCGCCGGCAAGGGTCGCGTCCGGAACATCCTCGCCCTCCAACAGGAAGCTCGCGAGGCTCACCGCGCCCGGCGCTGTAGGGTCGCCGTCGAACACGACCACCCGCTCCAGTCCCGCCGTCGCAGCGAGCGCGGCGATCTCTTCGCCATAGGCCCGGTCGCCGATGGTCGTGCGGCTCAGGAGGACCTTGGGCTTCGCATCCGAAACCGCGTGGCGCAACTCCTCGAGGCGGTACTTGGGATTGAGGCCAAGCCAGATGCCGCCAATGGACGCGGTGGCGAGGAAAGCGACGATGAACTGGGGATGGGGGGTCTGCAGCGTGGCGACGCGATCACCCTTGGCGACCCCCGCGTTCAACAGAGACCGGGCAAGCCTGTCAACCTGCTCGGCCAGATCCGAATAGGTCAGGCGATCTCCGCCGAGGACGAGAGCGACCGCCGAAGGGGTTCGGCCGGCGATCCAGTCGATATAGTCACTGACACGCGGAAGGACGGGCGGGGACAGACTCACGTTGCGGGCTCCAAGGCGCGGCGTGACAGGCCAGCCGAACGAAGGTTGTGGAGAGAGACCAGGCACAGAGCGCCTGGCGCGACGGTGAGGAAGATCACCACCGCGACGGTCATGTGACCTCCTGCCGAGGCCAGAGCCAGGCCGGTCAGGGCCGGGCCAAATGCAAGGCCGAGCTTCTCCCCAGAGGTCCAGACCCCCGTGAAGGTGGCCTCGGCCTGAGCGCCGGCATCTCCGTGGATCAGGTGCGCCACCAGCGTGAACGGCAGCACTTGGAGGCCGCCGAAGGGCAAGCCGATGAGGGCGAACGCCACCAGCTCGCCCCCCCAGGGAGCTCCGGCGAGCGCCCCGACGCCCAGCAGTGCGGTCACCAGACCGAAGGCGAGCGTCGCGCCCACATAGGCTCTGGCCTCTCCGATGCGGCGGGCGAGCGCCGTCCAGAACGGCACCGAGACGATCGTGGCGAGCAACATCGCTCCCATGGCCAGGCCGGTGTCCCCCTCTGGCCGGGAGAAAATGGCGACAACCAGATATGGCGCAGCCGACGTCACAAGACCCACGGCGGTGAGCTGGAGCACATAGGCCGCCAGCAGATTGCGGAAACGGCTGTTCTGCAGCGCCGCCTTCATCTGCGCCGTCAGGCCAGGACGCCGCACCGAGACGGAAGGCCGCTCCCTTGGCTGATCACGTCCAGCCATCATCAGGAAGGGCGGCGCCATCGCCAGCCCACATGCCGCGGCTATGACCAGCGCCATGACGGCGTAGCCCGCCCGTCCGCCTCCACCGGCCTCCACGATCAGAGGCGCGGCGCTTGCGCCGGCCAGCACGCCCACCATGGCCACAACGATCCGCCAGGCGACGAGCCTGGCTCGGCTGGCCTCGTCCTCTCCGATCTCCGCGGGTATCGCGATGTAGGGCACGGCGAAGATCGAGTAGAGCGCGGCCAAGGCGAAATAGCAGCACCCCACCCATGCGACCTCCCCCCATCCTGGCAACACCGGCGGGGTGAAGAGGGCGACGAAGGCCACCACGACGCCGATAGCGCCCACGGCCAGGAATGGCCGCCGGCGGCCCAGGGGCGAAACGCTGCCGTCGGACCAGGATCCGACCAGAGGATCCCAGAAGATCGCCCAGGCCTTGGGAATGAAGACAATCGCCGCGGCCCATCCGGGCGGGATCTTGAGCGTCTCCGTACAGAAGTAGAGGAGGAGCACCGTAGGGACCGTGGAAAACACGCCCGTGCCGAACGAGCCGGACGCATAGGCGGCCGAAGCGGCGGCTCCGATCGCTTTCACGACCTGGCCTCGGCCCCGGCGACGGGCTCCGGAGGCATCCAGATTGAGAGCCAGTCAGCCACAAGCGCCGGGCGGTCGCCGCCCTCGATCTCGATGGTGCATCCGAACGTCGTGATCCAGCGCTCCTTGTCGTCCTGCCGCCGGCTGAGCGTGGTGAAGCGGCCTCGGATGCGGGCGCCCGCCGGCACGGGAGAGACCAGTCTGAGGCGATCGAACCCATAGTTGAGATAATGCCCCATGGTCGATGGATCGCGATGGGAACTGGTGTGCATGGCGTCGAAAAGCAGATGGGTCAGCAGGGACACGGTGAGGAACCCGAAGGCGATAGCGCCTCCATAGGGACCGTTGGCGGCCGCCCAGTGCGGATCGATGTGCATCGGGTCGGGGTCGCGGGTCACCGCCCCAAACGCATCGATCATCTCCTGGGTGACCACGAGCCAATCCGAAGTCCCGATATCGTCCCCCGCCTCGAGGGAGGAGAGCACATCCTGCGTGACGGCCTCAGTCATCCGATCTAGTCTCTCCATTCTATGATCTTGAGCCCAACCTCAACTTGAGCCTGACCTCAATTTTTGGGTTGCGTCAAGAACGATCGTCAGAGGGACCTCGTGAGCGCACTCGAACCGTCATTCGTCGAACATCTGAAGCATCAGTTCGCCACGGCGCCGCCCGCCAAGCGCGGACTTCGGA
This genomic stretch from Phenylobacterium sp. LH3H17 harbors:
- a CDS encoding GH116 family glycosyl hydrolase — encoded protein: MTFSSDVEWQGRHLGPWTAEHLDHWAFPLGGIGAGMVCVEARGSLSHLSLRHQMERFHEPLVYAAVAVKGRPELARLVEGPLPKHRIYGAALGGLGHAGPTAGLPRFAAVEARSKFPYCRLDLSEPGHPLRARLVAWSPFTPPDADRSGMPVAALEYEFLNESDETLEVVFSFNAVNIMAQPASTPVHEIYQGLRRTAHGVSRCDNGFTLWEEGGSERPERTGSCRITASAEKVGVNPRWFRGGWYDTPTITWRDASSGEVIDTSDYDDGGLPSPGGSLFCPMSIAPGKVGRVEVQIAWHAPFSTLRFGADPDPSIPPACGALGDGIEPGLRGGMSEHMMTERKQAPYDTVLDCYRPWYASRFPDVAAVADHFTSNYAQLRADSWRFADSFHDSSLPAPILEAVSANLSILKSPTVLRQFDGRLWAWEGCRDDRGSCFGSCTHVWNYAHAIAHLFPTLERSLRQSEFGEGQNDIGHQMYRISLPVRPAVHDFLAAADGQLGGILKAHRDWRICGDTEWLRDFWPRIRASLDYCISAWDPDGQGRMSEPHHVTYDIEFWGPESLTMSFYVAALTAAVAMGEALGEDVATYRGLTAKATSVLDHELFNGNYYQQTIEWRQARRGSPRDMVRIALGAAYSPEADVLLESEGPKYQYGAGCLADGVIGDWMARACGLGPVMDPDRVSDHLQAVVNHNFRPSLIDHQNPQRAGYAQGEDGGLLLCTWPRGGKPTLPFIYSNEVWTGIEYQVAAHLAMLGREAEAEKIVAALRGRYDGTKRNPFNEYECGHFYSRALASWTLLQAYSGVRYDAVARTLIVDRKVSGSRRVFLSTASGYGVVDLREGQLPRLEVVSGAIPVDRIVLPESELSPT
- a CDS encoding ribokinase; this encodes MEIGMEHKDSLDEKSSVNKLGRVSVLGIFVADLCFTSARMPKVGETIEASGFAVGPGGKGSNQAVAAARLGARVSLISRIGADAFGEMASRTWAACGVDASATQTVEAATGAAFILVDPLTRQNSIIVHPGAGGGITTADIEAAAGVIANSRVFVTQLEQPLEAAARAMQIAREAGVITILNPAPAKPLSPEVCRLCDYLVPNEPELEALTGVVPDSIESARMAGDRLLELGVGTALITLGARGALLHGPTRSIHVGAVDAGPVVDTTGAGDAFIGGFAAALSLGCDPLASTRFGCAAAGIAVTRLGTAPAMPALREVEALLTASSPTST
- a CDS encoding aldehyde dehydrogenase family protein; translation: MDVANYFDAMSYEPSFESDTEARAWLSARGGRFDHFIGGEPFAPTGGGYFETFEPATGKVLASVAQGGLEDVEAAVAAALRAQAGWARLSGHARARHMYALARTIQRHARLIAVIEALDNGKPIREARDLDIPLAVRHFYHHAGWAQLQDSEFSGYAPLGVIGQIVPWNFPFLMLAWKVAPAIALGNAVVLKPAEATPLTALLFAELARQAGLPPGVLNVVTGEGTTGGLLVDHPDVAKIAFTGSTEVGRLIRQTTAGAGKSLTLELGGKSPFIVFEDADLDSAIEGVVDAIWLNQGQVCCAGSRLLVQEGVAEAFLERLKRRMATLRVGPSLDKTIDMGPVIDAGQLRRIERLVATGVAEGAVCHQAEMGASVGGLFYPPTLLTGVQPASTVAQEEIFGPVLVATTFRTPDEAVMLANNTRFGLAASIWSESIGLALDVAARVQAGVVWVNAANLFDASVGFGGVRESGFGREGGREGAFEYLKPVAWSGRAKRRETPHVRAEAGAAPQSAGAIDRTAKNYIGGKQTRTDSGYSRAVLSAKGRLVGEVGVGNRKDIRDAVAAARGAGAWASASAHQRSQVLYYLAENLSVRTAEFASRIETLTGVSPAKAGAEVNAAVARLFAYGAWADKFEGAVHVPPLRGVALAINEPIGVVGVVCPDEAPLLALISLVAPLISMGNRVVVAPSARAPLVATDFYQILETSDVPPGVVNIVTGDPEDLARTLARHNDVDGLWAFGSKAMASEVERLSTGNLKRTLVDDGLQTDWLSAAAAEGRHFLRHAVQVKNIWIPYGSG
- the deoC gene encoding deoxyribose-phosphate aldolase, with translation MPTGLDLGVLERVRVNWSAVERRVQSLPGRRALKHHAQAAWLLKAVTCLDLTTLSGDDTPERVRRLCAKARFPVRPDILGALGMEGRQIAAGAVCVYHRFVPTAVDALRGSGIPVAAVSTGFPAGLSPHELKLREIEASVADGAREIDIVITREHVLTGHWAALYDEVRDFRAASRGAHLKAIIATGDLQTLRNVARASHVCMMAGADFIKTSTGKEAVNATPQVSLVMLRAIREHWIRTGYRVGYKAAGGISTTKGLLQHQTIVREELGRDWLEPDLFRIGASTLLADIERQLEHHVTGQYSAYHRHPVG
- a CDS encoding class I adenylate-forming enzyme family protein, coding for MSLSPPVLPRVSDYIDWIAGRTPSAVALVLGGDRLTYSDLAEQVDRLARSLLNAGVAKGDRVATLQTPHPQFIVAFLATASIGGIWLGLNPKYRLEELRHAVSDAKPKVLLSRTTIGDRAYGEEIAALAATAGLERVVVFDGDPTAPGAVSLASFLLEGEDVPDATLAGARLACGGRDPCLIVYTSGSTGKPKGALLHHEGISSFSVEQNRIWPVATYRSLNFLPINHVGSIVDISMPTLAGGGELHFMEHFDAQSSLELIEREKITVWASVPSVFSLQMQVPTFGRYDLSHVEIIIWEGAAMPEEMIRRLAGITPRLATNYGMTETTSAITVLEPTCDLGLLSETVGEPFPGVEVRLADDAGRPVADGQEGEIQARSKYNLLGYWQNPAATVAAFTPDGFFRTGDLGVRRPDGRYRIVGRLTEMFKSGGYNVYPREVEVAIESHAAVALAAVVSIPDATWQEIGVAYVVPRTGADLKPEDLEAWCRERLANYKVPKRFVIKRDLPLLPIGKVDRTALQNQARQPMSGAEAAGVQSRR
- a CDS encoding MFS transporter; translation: MKAIGAAASAAYASGSFGTGVFSTVPTVLLLYFCTETLKIPPGWAAAIVFIPKAWAIFWDPLVGSWSDGSVSPLGRRRPFLAVGAIGVVVAFVALFTPPVLPGWGEVAWVGCCYFALAALYSIFAVPYIAIPAEIGEDEASRARLVAWRIVVAMVGVLAGASAAPLIVEAGGGGRAGYAVMALVIAAACGLAMAPPFLMMAGRDQPRERPSVSVRRPGLTAQMKAALQNSRFRNLLAAYVLQLTAVGLVTSAAPYLVVAIFSRPEGDTGLAMGAMLLATIVSVPFWTALARRIGEARAYVGATLAFGLVTALLGVGALAGAPWGGELVAFALIGLPFGGLQVLPFTLVAHLIHGDAGAQAEATFTGVWTSGEKLGLAFGPALTGLALASAGGHMTVAVVIFLTVAPGALCLVSLHNLRSAGLSRRALEPAT
- a CDS encoding MaoC family dehydratase, which translates into the protein MTEAVTQDVLSSLEAGDDIGTSDWLVVTQEMIDAFGAVTRDPDPMHIDPHWAAANGPYGGAIAFGFLTVSLLTHLLFDAMHTSSHRDPSTMGHYLNYGFDRLRLVSPVPAGARIRGRFTTLSRRQDDKERWITTFGCTIEIEGGDRPALVADWLSIWMPPEPVAGAEARS